One Massilia sp. 9096 genomic window carries:
- the aspS gene encoding aspartate--tRNA ligase: MRTNYCGLVTEELLGQTVSLCGWVHRRRDHGGVIFIDLRDREGIVQVVCHPDNAEVFKAAEHVRNEYCLRIVGTVTNRLEGTANANLKSGKIEINASQVEVLNASVPVPFQLDDDNLSETTRLTHRVLDLRRGQMQHNLRLRYKVSMEVRKYLDNLGFIDIETPMLTKSTPEGARDYLVPSRVNPGNFFALPQSPQLFKQLLMVANFDRYYQITKCFRDEDLRADRQPEFTQIDCETSFLTEQEIRDLFEDMMRVVFKNAAGIDLPNPFPVMDFATAMGSYGSDKPDMRVKLQFTELTELMKTVEFKVFNSAANLPNGRVVGLRVPQGGSMPRSEIDAYTQFVGIYGAKGLAYIKVNEKAKGRDGLQSPIVKNISDEVLAKVLELTGAEDGDLIFFGADKAKVVNDALGALRVKIGHSEFGKKAGLFEDRWAPLWVIDFPMFEYDEEGDRWNATHHPFTAPKDGHENMLETNPGACVAKAYDMVLNGWELGGGSIRIHREEVQSKVFRALKIDAEEAQLKFGFLLDALQYGAPPHGGLAFGLDRLITLMTGSESIRDVIAFPKTQRAQDLLTNAPSEVDEKQLKELHIRLRNEAKVA; encoded by the coding sequence ATGCGTACGAACTACTGCGGCCTCGTGACCGAAGAGCTGCTGGGCCAAACCGTCAGCCTGTGCGGCTGGGTGCATCGCCGCCGCGACCACGGCGGGGTCATCTTCATCGACCTGCGCGACCGTGAAGGCATCGTGCAGGTGGTCTGCCACCCCGACAATGCGGAAGTCTTCAAGGCGGCCGAGCACGTGCGCAACGAATACTGCCTGCGCATCGTCGGCACCGTGACCAACCGCCTGGAGGGCACCGCCAACGCCAACCTGAAGTCGGGCAAGATCGAGATCAACGCCTCGCAAGTCGAAGTGCTGAACGCGTCGGTGCCGGTGCCTTTCCAGCTGGACGACGACAACCTGTCGGAAACCACCCGCCTGACCCACCGCGTGCTCGACCTGCGCCGCGGCCAGATGCAGCACAACCTGCGCCTGCGTTACAAAGTGTCGATGGAAGTGCGCAAGTACCTGGACAACCTGGGCTTCATCGACATCGAGACCCCGATGCTGACCAAGTCGACGCCGGAAGGCGCACGCGACTACCTGGTGCCGTCGCGCGTCAACCCGGGCAACTTCTTCGCGCTGCCGCAGTCGCCGCAGCTGTTCAAGCAGCTGCTGATGGTCGCCAACTTCGACCGTTACTACCAGATCACCAAGTGCTTCCGCGACGAAGACCTGCGCGCCGACCGCCAGCCGGAATTCACCCAGATCGACTGCGAGACCTCGTTCCTGACCGAGCAGGAAATCCGTGACCTGTTCGAAGACATGATGCGCGTCGTCTTCAAGAACGCCGCCGGCATCGATCTGCCGAACCCGTTCCCGGTGATGGACTTCGCCACCGCGATGGGCTCCTACGGCTCGGACAAGCCAGACATGCGCGTCAAGCTGCAGTTCACCGAACTGACCGAACTGATGAAGACGGTCGAGTTCAAGGTGTTCAACTCGGCCGCCAACCTGCCGAACGGCCGCGTGGTCGGCCTGCGCGTGCCGCAGGGCGGTTCGATGCCGCGCTCGGAAATCGACGCCTACACCCAGTTCGTCGGCATCTACGGCGCCAAGGGCCTGGCCTACATCAAGGTCAACGAGAAGGCCAAGGGCCGTGACGGCCTGCAGTCGCCGATCGTCAAGAACATCTCGGACGAGGTGCTGGCCAAGGTGCTGGAACTGACCGGCGCCGAAGACGGCGACCTGATCTTCTTTGGCGCCGACAAGGCCAAGGTGGTCAACGATGCCCTGGGCGCACTGCGCGTGAAGATCGGCCACTCGGAATTCGGCAAGAAAGCCGGCCTGTTCGAAGACCGCTGGGCGCCGCTGTGGGTCATCGACTTCCCGATGTTCGAGTACGACGAGGAAGGCGACCGCTGGAACGCGACCCACCATCCGTTCACCGCACCGAAGGACGGCCACGAAAACATGCTCGAGACCAACCCGGGCGCCTGCGTCGCCAAGGCCTACGACATGGTCTTGAACGGCTGGGAACTGGGCGGCGGTTCGATCCGTATCCACCGCGAAGAAGTGCAGAGCAAGGTGTTCCGCGCGCTGAAGATCGACGCCGAGGAAGCCCAGCTGAAGTTCGGCTTCCTGCTCGACGCGCTGCAGTACGGCGCGCCGCCGCACGGTGGCCTGGCCTTCGGCCTGGACCGCCTGATCACGCTGATGACGGGCTCCGAGTCGATCCGCGACGTGATCGCCTTCCCGAAGACCCAGCGCGCCCAGGATCTGCTGACCAACGCGCCGTCGGAAGTCGACGAGAAGCAGCTCAAAGAGCTGCATATCCGCCTGCGCAACGAGGCGAAGGTCGCGTAA
- the nudB gene encoding dihydroneopterin triphosphate diphosphatase — MPYKIPESVLVVIHTADLQVLLIERADRPGFWQSVTGSLDALDEPLLETARRELFEETGIVADGERIQLVDWHLSNIYEIYETWRHRYAPGVIHNTEHVFSVCVPRAIPITLSPREHVQHAWLPLLEAADRCFSSSNAEAILQLPRHVGER; from the coding sequence ATGCCCTACAAGATCCCCGAATCCGTCCTCGTCGTGATCCACACTGCCGATTTGCAGGTGCTGCTGATCGAACGCGCCGACCGGCCCGGCTTCTGGCAATCGGTGACGGGGTCGCTGGATGCTTTGGACGAGCCGCTGCTGGAAACCGCGCGGCGCGAGCTGTTCGAGGAGACCGGCATCGTTGCCGATGGCGAGCGCATCCAGCTCGTGGACTGGCACCTGTCCAACATCTACGAAATCTACGAAACCTGGCGCCATCGCTATGCGCCCGGGGTCATCCACAATACCGAGCACGTGTTTTCGGTGTGCGTGCCGCGCGCTATCCCGATCACCCTGTCGCCGCGCGAGCACGTCCAGCATGCCTGGCTGCCGCTGCTGGAGGCGGCCGACCGCTGCTTTTCCAGCTCGAACGCGGAAGCGATTCTGCAATTGCCGCGTCACGTCGGCGAGCGCTAA
- a CDS encoding NnrU family protein: MANSMTVLAGAGAFVGTHFILSHPLRQPLVKAIGEKGFLGLYSAVAFITLGITAWAYPKAPATPPLWQVGDGLWALASVLMLIAAILLMGSMVRNPAMPGASNAATAEARGVYGVTRHPMLWAFAIWGGVHIMVYPVTKNIIVACAIIVLSLVGAALQDRKKARLDPHGWPAWESRTSYWPFAAIVQQRARLTGFGGHALGGGVVVWLVATWAHIPLAGWAAGIWRWLV, from the coding sequence ATGGCGAATTCGATGACAGTGCTGGCCGGCGCCGGCGCATTCGTGGGCACGCATTTCATCCTGTCGCATCCTCTGCGCCAGCCGCTTGTCAAAGCCATCGGCGAAAAGGGCTTCCTCGGCCTGTATTCGGCGGTGGCGTTCATCACGCTGGGCATCACCGCCTGGGCTTACCCGAAAGCGCCGGCCACGCCGCCACTGTGGCAGGTCGGCGATGGCTTGTGGGCGCTGGCGAGCGTGCTGATGCTGATCGCGGCGATCCTGCTGATGGGGTCGATGGTGCGCAACCCGGCCATGCCCGGCGCATCGAATGCCGCCACGGCCGAGGCGCGCGGCGTGTACGGCGTCACGCGCCACCCGATGTTATGGGCGTTCGCGATCTGGGGCGGCGTGCACATCATGGTCTACCCGGTGACCAAGAACATCATTGTCGCATGCGCGATCATCGTGCTGTCGCTGGTAGGGGCGGCGCTGCAGGACCGCAAGAAGGCGCGGCTCGACCCGCATGGCTGGCCCGCGTGGGAAAGCCGCACCAGCTACTGGCCGTTCGCGGCGATCGTGCAACAGCGCGCGCGGCTCACAGGCTTTGGCGGGCACGCGCTCGGCGGCGGCGTCGTGGTCTGGCTCGTGGCGACCTGGGCGCACATCCCGCTGGCCGGCTGGGCGGCGGGGATCTGGCGCTGGCTTGTTTAA
- a CDS encoding lipoprotein-releasing ABC transporter permease subunit, producing MRTMQNLPYEWLIGLRYTRAGKRSSRNSFISFISLISVAGIALGVAALIVVLSVMNGFEKKVTERMLSVVAHIEIFDARGSMPDWQAKAQEARRNPQVRGTAPFVETQGMLVNEDVMKPAVVRGVLPAMEGQVSDVARQMKQGSFDALQPGSSTIVLGSALAQALGLSVGDSVTLLTAAPAPAGQGGVTSTGTSSGNGTGIMPKPHAFRVAGIFEAGHFQFDSTLAFVSLEDGERLADVPAPSGLRLRLADIYAAPRVAVELKQGMTGDLYMRDWSQVNAIWFAAVQSQKHMMFIILAMIIAVAAFNLVSTLVMTVRDKQAEVAILRTLGASPGSIMKIFMVQGTLVGLLGTLIGIGLGVVVALNVDVIVPAIEHVFGVHFLDKDIYFIGEMPSELEWSDVAQIGGVAVLLAFVATLYPSWSAARLAPAEALRYE from the coding sequence CTGCGCACCATGCAAAATCTACCTTACGAATGGCTGATCGGCCTGCGCTACACCCGCGCCGGCAAGCGCAGCAGCCGCAACAGCTTCATCTCCTTCATTTCGCTGATTTCCGTGGCCGGCATCGCGCTCGGCGTGGCCGCGCTGATCGTGGTGCTGTCCGTGATGAACGGCTTCGAGAAAAAAGTCACCGAACGCATGCTGTCGGTGGTCGCGCACATCGAGATCTTCGACGCGCGCGGCAGCATGCCGGACTGGCAGGCGAAAGCGCAGGAAGCGCGCCGCAATCCGCAGGTGCGCGGCACCGCGCCTTTCGTCGAGACGCAAGGCATGCTGGTCAACGAGGACGTCATGAAGCCGGCGGTCGTGCGCGGCGTGCTGCCCGCCATGGAAGGCCAGGTGTCCGACGTCGCGCGCCAGATGAAGCAGGGCAGCTTCGACGCCTTGCAGCCCGGCTCGTCGACGATCGTGCTGGGCAGCGCGCTGGCGCAGGCGCTCGGGCTGTCGGTCGGCGATTCGGTGACGCTGCTGACGGCCGCGCCGGCGCCGGCCGGGCAGGGCGGCGTCACCAGTACTGGCACCTCGAGCGGCAATGGCACCGGCATCATGCCCAAGCCACATGCGTTCCGGGTGGCGGGCATCTTCGAGGCCGGGCACTTCCAGTTCGACTCCACGCTGGCCTTCGTCAGCCTGGAAGACGGCGAGCGCCTGGCCGACGTGCCGGCGCCGTCCGGCCTGCGCCTGCGCCTGGCCGACATCTACGCCGCACCGCGCGTGGCGGTGGAGCTCAAGCAGGGCATGACGGGCGACCTGTACATGCGCGACTGGTCGCAGGTGAACGCGATCTGGTTCGCCGCCGTGCAATCGCAAAAGCACATGATGTTCATTATCCTGGCGATGATCATCGCGGTGGCCGCGTTCAACCTGGTGTCGACGCTGGTCATGACGGTGCGCGACAAGCAGGCCGAAGTCGCGATCCTGCGTACGCTGGGCGCGTCGCCGGGCTCGATCATGAAGATCTTCATGGTGCAGGGCACGCTGGTCGGTTTGCTCGGCACCCTGATCGGCATCGGCCTGGGGGTCGTGGTGGCGCTCAACGTCGACGTGATCGTGCCCGCCATCGAGCACGTGTTCGGCGTGCACTTCCTCGACAAGGACATCTATTTCATCGGCGAGATGCCGTCCGAGCTGGAGTGGAGCGACGTCGCCCAGATCGGCGGCGTGGCGGTGCTGCTGGCCTTCGTGGCGACGCTGTACCCGAGCTGGTCGGCCGCGCGGCTGGCGCCGGCCGAGGCCCTGCGCTACGAATAA
- the ssuE gene encoding NADPH-dependent FMN reductase yields the protein MNVLLLGGSPSAPSSSWRLLQLLGERLAAPGQRTAHQIHALQVRDLPALALLRADIGDPAIAAAAARVLDADAVVIGTPVYKAAYSGLLKTFLDLLPQDGLAGKIVLPLATGGGQSHMLALDYALRPVLASLSPRHILPSIYATSDQLPWHPERGLNPAAPIAARIDAGIEQLEHALQTLPRKPAAIDSRATPAALAA from the coding sequence ATGAATGTCTTATTGCTGGGCGGAAGCCCATCGGCGCCTTCGAGCAGCTGGCGCCTGCTGCAGCTGCTCGGCGAGCGCCTCGCCGCGCCGGGCCAGCGCACCGCGCATCAAATCCATGCGCTGCAAGTCCGTGACCTGCCCGCACTGGCGCTGCTGCGCGCCGACATCGGCGATCCCGCCATCGCCGCCGCCGCCGCGCGGGTGCTGGATGCCGATGCGGTCGTCATCGGCACCCCCGTCTACAAGGCAGCCTACAGCGGCCTGCTGAAAACCTTCCTCGACCTGCTGCCGCAAGACGGCCTGGCCGGCAAGATCGTGCTGCCGCTGGCCACCGGCGGCGGCCAGTCGCACATGCTGGCGCTCGACTATGCGCTGCGCCCCGTGCTGGCGTCGCTGTCGCCGCGCCACATCCTGCCGAGCATCTACGCGACGTCCGACCAGCTGCCCTGGCACCCCGAACGCGGCTTGAACCCGGCCGCGCCGATCGCCGCGCGCATCGACGCCGGCATCGAGCAGCTGGAGCACGCGCTGCAGACGCTGCCGCGCAAGCCGGCCGCCATCGACAGCCGCGCCACGCCGGCCGCGCTGGCGGCCTAG
- a CDS encoding sulfonate ABC transporter substrate-binding protein — MTAPIADPTADALEHARQRRRTLGLLFASAAGAFAATAGLPQAQAAEPLQELRIGYQKYGTFTLLKGRGALDQRLAAKNIEVKWTEFPAGPQLLEGLNVGSIDIGTVGEAPPIFAQAAGANMVYIGNEPPSPNSEAIVVPKNSTVRSLADLKGKKIVLNKGSNVHFLLVKALEKANIDYRAVQPVYLPPADARAAFERGAVDAWVIWDPFLAAAEKQLGARVLVTGQGLVANHQFYLAARPFAEQHPDVVRIVLDELAKVDAWGAAHPRDVSAILSAQTALPPEVVALAAGRYAYGVRTITPEVLAAQQKIADAFHNLKLIPKPIAVRDIAPPPQLVNLTLAKE, encoded by the coding sequence ATGACCGCCCCCATCGCCGACCCCACCGCCGACGCTCTCGAGCATGCACGCCAGCGCCGCCGCACCCTCGGGCTGCTGTTCGCCAGCGCCGCCGGCGCCTTCGCCGCGACGGCCGGCCTGCCGCAGGCGCAGGCCGCCGAGCCCTTGCAGGAACTGCGCATCGGCTACCAGAAATACGGCACCTTCACCCTGCTGAAGGGCCGCGGCGCGCTGGACCAGCGCCTGGCCGCGAAAAACATCGAGGTCAAGTGGACCGAGTTCCCGGCCGGCCCGCAGCTGCTCGAAGGCCTGAACGTCGGCAGCATCGACATCGGCACCGTGGGCGAAGCCCCGCCGATCTTCGCCCAGGCCGCCGGCGCCAACATGGTCTACATCGGCAACGAGCCGCCGTCGCCCAATTCCGAGGCGATCGTGGTGCCGAAAAACTCCACGGTGCGCAGCCTGGCCGACCTGAAGGGCAAGAAGATCGTCCTGAACAAGGGCTCGAACGTGCACTTCCTGCTGGTGAAGGCGCTGGAAAAGGCCAACATCGACTACCGCGCGGTCCAGCCGGTCTACCTGCCCCCGGCCGATGCGCGCGCCGCCTTCGAGCGCGGCGCGGTCGACGCCTGGGTGATCTGGGACCCGTTCCTGGCCGCGGCCGAGAAGCAGCTGGGCGCGCGCGTGCTGGTCACCGGGCAGGGCCTGGTCGCCAACCACCAGTTCTACCTGGCCGCGCGCCCGTTCGCCGAGCAGCATCCGGACGTCGTGCGCATCGTGCTCGACGAGCTGGCCAAGGTCGATGCCTGGGGCGCCGCCCACCCGCGGGACGTGTCGGCGATCCTGAGCGCGCAGACCGCGCTGCCGCCGGAGGTGGTCGCGCTGGCGGCCGGGCGCTATGCCTACGGCGTCAGGACCATTACCCCCGAAGTGCTGGCCGCGCAGCAGAAGATCGCCGACGCCTTCCACAACCTGAAACTGATCCCGAAACCGATCGCCGTGCGCGATATCGCGCCGCCGCCGCAACTCGTCAACCTGACCCTGGCCAAGGAATAA